A region of the Chloroflexota bacterium genome:
CCAAACAGTGGCGTGATAGCCACATCGCCACACACGGTAGCGGAATTGCGAGCCTTGGGCTGTCGAGCGCTGCTCTGGACACCCGGCGTGGATATTGGCCGCTTTTCGCCGGCGGACGGCGACGAAAAGCAAAGACTGCGTTACCGTTATGGTGTGACTCCAGACGCCTGGGTACTGCTCCACGTTGGGCACATCAAAGAGGAACGCGGCGTGGAAATCCTGCAGGATCTGCAGGGCGATGGGGTGCAAGTGATTCTGGTGGGCAGTACGAGCACAATACAAAATGATACTCTGGCCAAAAGACTGCAAGATGCGGGCATACTCATCATCCGGGAATACGTTTCGCGCATTGAGGAGATTTACCGTTTGGCTGATTGCTATCTCTTTCTGACTACCGATGATCGTTCAGCCATCGAGGTGCCTCTCTCTGTGCTGGAGGCGATGGCTTGTAACCTGCCAGTGATCACAACGCGCTATGGTGGGCTGCCGGCCCTTTTTTCTGAGGGTGAGGGCCTGTTCTACTTGGACGATTGCGGCCAGTTGGAAAGCAAATTAAGGGCAGCGCGCGCCTTGGCGCGAGTAGCCACACGAGCGAAAGTGTTGCCGCACGATTGGCCGCAGGCGATGCGGCGGCTGCTGTACCTGGTAATGGGGGATGGAGCAGCGGCGTGAATGAGTTCTGGCCTAAGGACGAAGTGCAAGCAGCCGTTGACTTAGTCCGCGATGCCGTAGCTGGCATTCTTTCGGAAGGTCGGACTTTGCCAGACGCTGAAATGATCCTCCCCCAGTTGCGCCGCAACAAGATCCCCCTCCTCTGGTTTGCGCACTGTGAACCCTTAAGCGCACCTTGGCGCGAAGCCATTGCAGCCGACCAGCAACGATGGCACCAACAGCGCGCTGGATACGCGCCGGTTCATGAACGATGGGCAGCGGCGGGAATCTCTCACGTCTTCATCAAGGCACTTGGACCCGCGCCATCATTCCCATATCAAAGTGACAACCTGGATGTGTTAATACCGATGGAGCATTCGCAGGAAGCACAGGAAATCCTGCGAGGCGCGGGCTTCGTCGAACTGCGCAGTGTGGAGGAGCCCCATAAGTACTTGTACCGCCGTTTCTCTGACGGAGCGGAGGTTTGTGGCATTCACCTGCACGAGCACATCGGCTGGATCGTGCCTTTCATCAATGTAGGCCCCGCCCTGGCGCACTCCCGTCTTTCTGCGGATGACCCGCTGGTAGCAGTACTTTCACCTGAGGACGGTCTACTAACTACTCTGGCCCATTTCTTTTATGAGGATAAGGAGGTCAAACTGCTGGATTGGGCCAAGGTGGTCCATTGTTTGCGTACGTATGAACTCGATTGGGATTATATGTACAACATGGCTGCAAGTCGGGGATGGGCGGATGGGCTAGGCGCATCGCTCTTGTTCGTGGATCATTTACACCGACGCCTGACGAGTGAGCCATTGCTGCCAGAGACATTGAGTGCACGGGCTTGGGAGGTTCAGACTCCTGGTCAACGAAACCGTTTGGCCCGGCATCTTGAAATAGCCAAGCCGCAACTGCCTTTGCGCATCCCCTTCGTTCTCAGTAAGCGTTATTTCTACGCCAAGATATTCCGTGACCCGCAGCGCGATTTCCGGCGTAAATTGTGGGACGCTGTGGTGCATACGGGCTATGGTGTGCGGATGCGCTACAAAGGCATGGATCAGAGGGCTATGTTGGTTACGTTGAGCGGGGTGGATGGCGCTGGCAAAACGAGTCACGCGCGGGTGTTGGAACAAGCCTTCGGTGGCTGTCACATCCGGACGCGATACGTGTGGAGTCGGAGTGGGTCATCATCGCTGATGACCGCGGCGATTAGACTGGGGAAGCGGCTGCGAGGGAGAGATGCGCATCGCGGGATACCGAACAGCGATCGCATAGCAGCACGGGTGCACGCTTTTCGCTCTCCTTGGGTGCGACATATCTGGGCCTGGCTAACGGCAGTGGACTTGCTTGGACAGTACACTCTGCGGACCAGAATCCCGCTTTTGATGGGCTGGGTGGTGATTTGCGACCGCTACGTTTATGACGCCTTGGCCGAGTGGACAGCCTACTTTGAGGATGAGGCCGTGTTGAATAGCCTGCCTGCTCGCTTACTTTTGGCTCTCAGCCCGCGTCCAGCGAAAGGATATGTCCTCGACCTGCCACCAGAGATCGCCTCGGAGCGGTCTGCCGATGACTTGCCCGCTGATTTTATGGCTCGGCAGCGGCAGGCCTACCTTGCCTTAGCCAAGAGATACGATCTGTGTGTGGTAGACGCCAGCCGTGAGCGCATTGCCGTCGCCGACGAACTGACCTATGACGTGTTAAGCCATTATTTGAACCACTTCCGTACCGTGTTAAACGGGCTTTTCCTGAAGAACCCACGCCAATGGATGTGGGGAACGCGCTGGCCAGATCAGGGGGTGGCGCCATGATAGACCTGCCGACCCGGCTCATCCTCCAGCGACGATATTACCCCGCATTGGAAGAGCGTGTCTTCCGCGAATTGAAGGGCCTTTTGTCTGACATTCTTCGCCCAGGCGCAAGAGTGCTCGATGCGGGCAGTGGTCGCGGGACATGGATACTGGAACTTTACCGGGATCGCATTGCCAGTTGGGTGCGCGCGGATATCGAGCAGCCGAGAGATGAGGCGGTGGAGAATTTTGTGCAATGCGATCTGGCCGCAATGCCTTTTTCCGATGCAAGTTTTGACTTGGTGCTTTGTTACAACGTTATCGAACATCTGGCTGACCCTCCCCGTGTCTTTGCCGATATCGCCCGTGTGCTTCGACCAGGAGGCTATCTGGTTTTCAAGACACCGTCTCTGTATACTCCGGCTATATTCATCTCTCGCTTAACGTCGGTAAATTTGCATCGACGCCTGAAGGGGGCGAGCGGATCCGATAGGGCCCAAGTTTTCCCCACGCACTACCGGTGCAATACACCTGGCGCCCTGGATAGAGCCCTAGGTGCGGTTGGCTTTGTGCGACGGTGTCTGTATACCGTGGACCAGACCTATGAGTATTTGGCGTTCACTCGCCTCACGTATATGTTTGGGTTACTTTATAGCCGTACTGTGCAATCTCTAGGACCCTATTGGTTGCGCAATGTAATCGTTGGCGGCTATATGATGCCAGGGTGAGGAAAATGTCCCTGCGTGTGCTGGTAGTCACGAACATGTATCCGGATGCACAGAATCCTGACCATGGGACCTTTATTCGTGACCAGGTGGAGGGATTACGCGCCCGAGGCTATCAGGTAGATGTGTTGTTGGTGGGCGGGAAACGGCGCTGGTGGAGTTATCTACCTGGCACTCTTCGATTGTGGCGGCAGGTTCTGACTCACGATTACGATATTTTGCACGCACATTACGTTTTCTCGGGGATCGTGGCACGGACCCAGTTTCGCTACCCCCTCGTTGTCTCCTTCCACGGCGCGGCCGAAATGGAAGGTTGGACTGGGGTGCTTTGTCGCTTACTCGCACCCCTTGTGGATGGCGTGGCAGTAACATCAAGGTATCATAAGCATGACCTGGGCTACGCGGGGGCAAAGGTTATCCCTTGCGGTGTAAACCTGGACCTGTTTTCACCCGGGCCACAAGAAGAAGCACGGCGGGTACTTGGCTTGCCGACGGATCGAAAACTCGTGCTTTACGTAGGGTTGCTTCGTCCGGAGAAACGGGTGGATATCATCGAGCGAGCAGTGGATATCTTGCGCCAAGCAGGTGAACGCGTGCAATTGGTCGTGGCCAGCGGTTTGCCTCACGAAACCATTCCACACTACATGAACGCTTGTGACGTGTTGGCTTTGGCGTCAGAATTCGAGGGCTCGCCGGTGGTGGTGAAGGAGGCGATGGCTTGCAACCTGCCGATTGTCTCGGTGGATGTGGGCGATGTTCGAGATCTTATTGGCAACACCGAGGGGTGCTATATTTGTCAGCGGGATCCCGTCGACATGGCGGCCAAACTGCGGCAGGCATTGGCCTTTGGGCGACGGACGGATGGACGAGAGCGGATACATCATCTGAATGTGGAAGCCACTATTGACGGTGTGGTCGCCTTGTATGAGGAGGCGCTGGCAAAGCGGAGGCAGCGATGAGAGTCCTCGTGGTGTTGGGTTCCGGCGGACACACAAAGGAAATGATCCGTTTGGTAGATTTGTTGGGGCCAGGATACGAGTACAGTTATTTAGTGGCAGCCAACGATGAACTTTCGCCCCAGAAGATCCGCATACCAGGGCCGGTTTACAAAGTGACCCGTCCTCGCTGGAAGACCGCAAACCTTTTGGTTGAAGTGGCGCGGACGCTATTATCAGCGCTACAATCCTTGGTCGTGCTGTTGATCGTTCGGCCACGGGCGATTATCAGTAGCGGTCCGGGCCCGGCAGTGCCGGTATCATTTTGGGGCAAACTCCTGGGCGCGAAGGTGATATTCGTTGAGACTGGCTCGCGCGTGTACGAACTGTCCACCAGCGGACGCATCCTGTATCGTTGGGCAGACCTCTTCTTTGTGCAGTGGCCGGAGTTACAGGCGAAGTACCCGAGGGCGATTTATGCAGGTCGGCTTTGGTGAGAAGAGTTATGAACAGCCAAAGTCTGAGAGCTGCGCTGCGTAATACATGGTCCCATGGATTGGCGGTCCTATTCGCTGGAGCGGGGGCAAGCCTATTTTGGGCTGTTTCGTCATCGTTGCTGGAGAGAGCACAGTGGTGGCCGACCGCTCTCGTAGCGATACTTTCGGGAGCCACGCTTGCGTTAGGG
Encoded here:
- a CDS encoding glycosyltransferase family 4 protein, with translation MKVCLFSEGLMPPFDEGIKNVAIQLASALMTEHEIVILTTSGHNIVAPSVTNVPANRLLWSTELQRRIQCACPDLVLYIPRACATLASFLRARVLQAYAGGARTVLVTLQPRSYGLLTRLALRHLTPNSGVIATSPHTVAELRALGCRALLWTPGVDIGRFSPADGDEKQRLRYRYGVTPDAWVLLHVGHIKEERGVEILQDLQGDGVQVILVGSTSTIQNDTLAKRLQDAGILIIREYVSRIEEIYRLADCYLFLTTDDRSAIEVPLSVLEAMACNLPVITTRYGGLPALFSEGEGLFYLDDCGQLESKLRAARALARVATRAKVLPHDWPQAMRRLLYLVMGDGAAA
- a CDS encoding nucleotidyltransferase family protein, coding for MNEFWPKDEVQAAVDLVRDAVAGILSEGRTLPDAEMILPQLRRNKIPLLWFAHCEPLSAPWREAIAADQQRWHQQRAGYAPVHERWAAAGISHVFIKALGPAPSFPYQSDNLDVLIPMEHSQEAQEILRGAGFVELRSVEEPHKYLYRRFSDGAEVCGIHLHEHIGWIVPFINVGPALAHSRLSADDPLVAVLSPEDGLLTTLAHFFYEDKEVKLLDWAKVVHCLRTYELDWDYMYNMAASRGWADGLGASLLFVDHLHRRLTSEPLLPETLSARAWEVQTPGQRNRLARHLEIAKPQLPLRIPFVLSKRYFYAKIFRDPQRDFRRKLWDAVVHTGYGVRMRYKGMDQRAMLVTLSGVDGAGKTSHARVLEQAFGGCHIRTRYVWSRSGSSSLMTAAIRLGKRLRGRDAHRGIPNSDRIAARVHAFRSPWVRHIWAWLTAVDLLGQYTLRTRIPLLMGWVVICDRYVYDALAEWTAYFEDEAVLNSLPARLLLALSPRPAKGYVLDLPPEIASERSADDLPADFMARQRQAYLALAKRYDLCVVDASRERIAVADELTYDVLSHYLNHFRTVLNGLFLKNPRQWMWGTRWPDQGVAP
- a CDS encoding class I SAM-dependent methyltransferase, coding for MIDLPTRLILQRRYYPALEERVFRELKGLLSDILRPGARVLDAGSGRGTWILELYRDRIASWVRADIEQPRDEAVENFVQCDLAAMPFSDASFDLVLCYNVIEHLADPPRVFADIARVLRPGGYLVFKTPSLYTPAIFISRLTSVNLHRRLKGASGSDRAQVFPTHYRCNTPGALDRALGAVGFVRRCLYTVDQTYEYLAFTRLTYMFGLLYSRTVQSLGPYWLRNVIVGGYMMPG
- a CDS encoding glycosyltransferase, which translates into the protein MSLRVLVVTNMYPDAQNPDHGTFIRDQVEGLRARGYQVDVLLVGGKRRWWSYLPGTLRLWRQVLTHDYDILHAHYVFSGIVARTQFRYPLVVSFHGAAEMEGWTGVLCRLLAPLVDGVAVTSRYHKHDLGYAGAKVIPCGVNLDLFSPGPQEEARRVLGLPTDRKLVLYVGLLRPEKRVDIIERAVDILRQAGERVQLVVASGLPHETIPHYMNACDVLALASEFEGSPVVVKEAMACNLPIVSVDVGDVRDLIGNTEGCYICQRDPVDMAAKLRQALAFGRRTDGRERIHHLNVEATIDGVVALYEEALAKRRQR